From Actinoplanes oblitus, a single genomic window includes:
- a CDS encoding aggregation-promoting factor C-terminal-like domain-containing protein gives MNRLWSRLGVRTASVGLLVAGLGGGVYLGQDRDDQRQSAQSQLVMQADAEELQLLKTRQAQHAAARAYRTTAEDAAAAKAAVEAKAAATKAHTLEKKAIAAKAAEEKAAAEKKAEESGGPVAYTGPVPSSCSEYSGAKKTGCALMLDAGFKIDQFPCLEKLWDRESGWNYKATNSGSGAYGIPQALPGSKMASVADDWKTNPATQIKWGLGYIEGRYDTPCGAWNHSESVGWY, from the coding sequence GTGAATCGGCTCTGGAGCCGGCTCGGAGTTCGCACGGCGTCTGTCGGTCTGCTGGTGGCGGGTCTCGGCGGCGGTGTGTACCTCGGACAGGACCGCGACGATCAGCGGCAGAGCGCTCAGTCGCAGCTGGTCATGCAGGCCGACGCCGAAGAGCTGCAGCTGCTGAAGACCCGCCAGGCGCAGCACGCCGCGGCCCGCGCCTACCGCACCACAGCGGAGGATGCCGCCGCCGCGAAGGCCGCGGTCGAGGCCAAGGCCGCCGCGACCAAGGCGCACACGCTGGAGAAGAAGGCGATCGCCGCGAAGGCGGCCGAGGAGAAGGCCGCCGCGGAGAAGAAGGCCGAGGAGTCGGGTGGGCCGGTCGCGTACACCGGGCCGGTCCCGTCCTCCTGCAGCGAGTACTCGGGCGCGAAGAAGACCGGCTGCGCGCTGATGCTGGACGCCGGCTTCAAGATCGACCAGTTCCCCTGCCTGGAGAAACTCTGGGACCGGGAGAGCGGCTGGAACTACAAGGCCACCAACAGCGGCTCCGGGGCGTACGGGATCCCGCAGGCGCTGCCCGGCAGCAAGATGGCCTCGGTCGCGGACGACTGGAAGACCAACCCGGCCACCCAGATCAAGTGGGGCCTGGGGTACATCGAGGGCCGCTACGACACTCCCTGCGGCGCCTGGAACCACTCCGAGAGCGTCGGCTGGTACTAA
- a CDS encoding phosphoenolpyruvate carboxykinase (GTP): MSHPHTSHPRLLAWIDEVAALTTPDRIVWCDGSDAEWTRLTDELVESGALVRLDPEKKPNSFWARTDPSDVARVEERTFICSADEADAGPTNNWMAPAEMKTLMTELYRGSMKGRTMYVVPFCMGPLDAENPMFGVELTDSPYVVASMRIMTRMGAEVLSAMGDDADFVPCLHSIGAPLEEGQRDVAWPCNETKYISHFPETREIWSFGSGYGGNSLLGKKCYALRIASVAARDEGWLAEHMLIMKLTSPEGQVRYIAGAFPSACGKTNLAMLEPTLPGWKVETVGDDIAWMRFGEDGRLWATNPEFGLFGVAPGTDFHTNPNAMRTLAKGNSVFTNVALTDDGDIWWEGMGEPPAHLTDWKGQDWTPESEAPSSHPNSRFCTPIEQCPILADEYHDPRGVPIDAILFGGRRKTTIPLVTEARDWVHGVYLGATLSSETTAAAVGQVGVVRRDPMAMLPFIGYHAGDYFQHWIDMAKGASGDASKLPKVFYVNWFRRDADGGFLWPGFGENSRVLKWVVERLDGKADAVETPIGHVATPASLDLTGLDIDPAAVEAVLRVDTDEWLAELPQITEWFEKFGDKLPAVLWAELDALRARLADA; this comes from the coding sequence TTGTCTCACCCCCACACCTCGCACCCCCGCCTGCTGGCGTGGATCGACGAGGTCGCCGCCCTGACAACGCCCGACCGGATCGTCTGGTGCGACGGTTCGGACGCCGAGTGGACCCGGCTGACCGACGAGCTCGTCGAGTCCGGCGCGCTGGTCCGGCTGGACCCGGAGAAGAAGCCCAACTCGTTCTGGGCGCGGACCGACCCGTCCGACGTGGCGCGCGTCGAGGAACGCACCTTCATCTGCTCGGCCGACGAGGCCGACGCCGGTCCCACCAACAACTGGATGGCGCCGGCCGAGATGAAGACCCTGATGACGGAGCTGTACCGCGGCTCGATGAAGGGCCGGACGATGTACGTCGTCCCGTTCTGCATGGGCCCGCTCGACGCCGAGAACCCGATGTTCGGCGTCGAGCTGACCGACAGCCCGTACGTCGTGGCCAGCATGCGCATCATGACCCGGATGGGGGCCGAGGTCCTGAGCGCGATGGGTGACGACGCGGACTTCGTGCCGTGCCTGCACTCGATCGGCGCGCCGCTCGAGGAGGGCCAGCGGGACGTCGCCTGGCCGTGCAACGAGACGAAGTACATCTCGCACTTCCCGGAGACCCGGGAGATCTGGTCGTTCGGCTCCGGCTACGGCGGCAACTCGCTGCTCGGCAAGAAGTGCTACGCGCTGCGCATCGCCAGCGTCGCCGCCCGGGACGAGGGCTGGCTCGCCGAGCACATGCTGATCATGAAGCTGACCTCGCCCGAGGGCCAGGTCAGGTACATCGCCGGCGCGTTCCCGTCGGCCTGCGGCAAGACCAACCTGGCGATGCTCGAGCCGACCCTGCCGGGCTGGAAGGTGGAGACCGTCGGCGACGACATCGCCTGGATGCGGTTCGGTGAGGACGGCCGGCTCTGGGCGACCAACCCGGAGTTCGGGCTGTTCGGCGTCGCGCCCGGCACCGACTTCCACACCAACCCGAACGCGATGCGCACGCTCGCCAAGGGCAACTCGGTCTTCACCAACGTGGCACTGACCGACGACGGCGACATCTGGTGGGAGGGCATGGGCGAGCCGCCCGCGCACCTGACCGACTGGAAGGGCCAGGACTGGACGCCGGAGTCGGAGGCGCCGTCGAGCCACCCGAACAGCCGTTTCTGCACCCCGATCGAGCAGTGCCCGATCCTCGCCGACGAGTACCACGACCCGCGCGGCGTGCCGATCGACGCCATCCTGTTCGGCGGCCGGCGCAAGACCACCATCCCGCTGGTCACCGAGGCTCGCGACTGGGTGCACGGCGTCTACCTGGGCGCGACCCTGTCCAGTGAGACCACCGCGGCCGCGGTTGGCCAGGTCGGCGTGGTCCGGCGCGACCCGATGGCGATGCTGCCGTTCATCGGCTACCACGCCGGCGACTACTTCCAGCACTGGATCGACATGGCCAAGGGCGCCTCCGGCGACGCGTCCAAGCTGCCCAAGGTCTTCTACGTGAACTGGTTCCGGCGGGACGCCGACGGCGGGTTCCTCTGGCCGGGCTTCGGCGAGAACAGCCGGGTGCTCAAGTGGGTCGTCGAGCGCCTGGACGGCAAGGCCGACGCGGTGGAGACCCCGATCGGGCACGTCGCCACGCCGGCGTCGCTCGACCTGACCGGCCTGGACATCGACCCGGCCGCGGTGGAGGCCGTGCTGCGCGTCGACACCGACGAGTGGCTGGCCGAGCTGCCGCAGATCACCGAGTGGTTCGAGAAGTTCGGCGACAAGCTGCCGGCCGTGCTCTGGGCCGAGCTGGACGCGCTGCGCGCCCGCCTCGCCGACGCCTGA
- the otsB gene encoding trehalose-phosphatase codes for MAETPRPTHPATADHAWARTVEHASRTTFFFDFDGVLSPVTKDPSASQPVAEVPAVLERLAARVGRVAIVSARPVDFLRSRFAGLEHVDLFGLYGLEVLHEGEVVTKPAALEFERPMAELAAEAQDALAKPVFVEYKRLSVALHYRECPERAAEVEQWAHERAERAGLAIQRGRMVVELKPPVDQDKGMVITEALRDAGCAWYFGDDMSDIKAFDALRAREAVDPGFFGMAIAVANDETGAEVSSAADLTLASPAAVAAFLTEGLTRF; via the coding sequence GTGGCAGAGACCCCGCGTCCGACCCATCCCGCGACCGCCGACCACGCGTGGGCGCGCACCGTCGAACACGCTTCCCGGACCACGTTCTTCTTCGACTTCGACGGGGTCCTCTCCCCCGTCACCAAGGACCCGTCGGCCTCCCAGCCGGTGGCCGAGGTGCCCGCCGTGCTGGAGCGGCTGGCCGCCAGGGTGGGCCGGGTGGCGATCGTCTCCGCCCGTCCGGTGGACTTCCTGCGGTCCCGGTTCGCCGGCCTGGAGCACGTCGACCTCTTCGGCCTCTACGGCCTGGAGGTGCTGCACGAGGGCGAGGTGGTGACCAAGCCGGCCGCCCTGGAGTTCGAGCGGCCGATGGCCGAGTTGGCCGCCGAGGCGCAGGACGCGCTGGCCAAGCCGGTCTTCGTGGAATACAAGCGGCTCTCCGTCGCCCTGCACTACCGGGAGTGCCCGGAGCGCGCCGCCGAGGTCGAGCAGTGGGCCCACGAGCGCGCCGAGCGGGCCGGCCTGGCGATCCAGCGCGGGCGCATGGTGGTCGAGCTGAAGCCGCCGGTCGACCAGGACAAGGGCATGGTGATCACCGAGGCCCTGCGCGACGCCGGTTGCGCGTGGTATTTCGGGGATGACATGTCCGACATCAAGGCCTTCGACGCGTTGCGCGCGCGGGAGGCGGTCGACCCCGGCTTCTTCGGGATGGCGATCGCCGTGGCCAACGACGAGACCGGCGCCGAGGTGTCCAGCGCCGCCGACCTCACGCTCGCCTCGCCGGCCGCGGTGGCCGCGTTCCTCACCGAGGGCCTGACCCGCTTCTGA
- a CDS encoding sigma-70 family RNA polymerase sigma factor — MTTPGNDVDSDTDLLAAVRAGDTAAYGTLYERHHAAARLFAYGLARDPSDADDLVAETFAKVFASLRAGRGPLVAFRAYLHTTMRHVCYQRARSDRRLEFTDDLSRYDAGEPFTDPALDQLERSFAAAAFRQLPPRWRDVLWQTEVEGSTPAELAPRMGLTPNAVAVLAHRAREGLRSLYLQQHVTAAEHPECRWAGERLGSQLRGRLAVRDARRMRTHLGRCAECRNRLAEIREIDGFRHGPYRQRNHAGTAG; from the coding sequence ATGACGACCCCGGGCAACGACGTGGACTCGGACACGGATCTGCTCGCCGCCGTCCGGGCCGGCGACACCGCCGCGTACGGGACGCTCTACGAGCGGCACCACGCGGCGGCACGACTGTTCGCGTACGGCCTGGCACGCGACCCGTCCGACGCCGACGACCTGGTGGCCGAGACGTTCGCCAAGGTGTTCGCGTCGCTGCGGGCCGGCCGCGGTCCCCTGGTCGCGTTCCGCGCCTACCTGCACACCACCATGCGGCACGTCTGCTACCAGCGCGCCCGCTCGGACCGCCGGCTGGAGTTCACCGACGACCTGAGCCGTTACGACGCCGGCGAGCCGTTCACCGACCCGGCCCTCGACCAGCTGGAGCGCAGCTTCGCGGCGGCCGCCTTCCGGCAGCTGCCACCCCGCTGGCGGGACGTGCTGTGGCAGACCGAGGTGGAGGGCAGCACCCCCGCCGAGCTGGCCCCGCGGATGGGCCTGACCCCGAACGCGGTGGCGGTCCTCGCCCACCGGGCCCGCGAGGGGTTGCGCAGCCTCTATCTCCAGCAGCACGTCACCGCGGCCGAGCACCCGGAGTGCCGGTGGGCCGGCGAACGGCTGGGCAGTCAGCTGCGCGGCCGGCTCGCCGTCCGCGACGCCCGCCGGATGCGCACCCACCTGGGGCGCTGCGCGGAGTGCCGGAACCGGCTCGCGGAGATCCGGGAGATCGACGGCTTTCGACACGGTCCGTACCGGCAGCGTAACCACGCCGGCACCGCGGGTTGA
- a CDS encoding PhoH family protein, translating to MTSRRTDAGVAPSSDPADKVTKTRATATRRRVRDRHADAEPAPAGKVFVLDTSVLLSDPAAFRRFTDHEVIVPLVVISELEGKRHHPELGWFARQSLRMLDELRIKHGRLDQPVLCNDEGGTLRVELNHADQSVLPHGFRNDSNDTRILSVALGLAAEGRDVTLVSKDMPLRVKAASVGLTADEYRHGQASDPTWTGMADLELGEDEVSALYGGEELAAEAAENLPCHTGLVIHSSRGSALGRVTPDKTVKLVRGDRDAFGLRGRSAEQRVALDILLDEQIGIVSLGGKAGTGKSALALCAGLEATMERNRHKKVVVFRPLYAVGGQELGYLPGSEAEKMSPWAQAVFDTLGAVVHANVVEEVLARGMLEVLPLTHIRGRSLHDAFVIVDEAQSLERNVLLTVLSRIGQGSRVVLTHDVAQRDNLRVGRHDGVTAVIEALKGHPIFAHVTLTRSERSPIAEVVTDLLEDIPL from the coding sequence GTGACATCTCGCCGTACCGATGCCGGTGTCGCCCCCTCATCCGACCCGGCCGACAAGGTGACCAAGACCCGTGCCACCGCCACCCGACGCAGGGTGCGCGACCGGCACGCCGACGCCGAGCCCGCCCCCGCTGGCAAGGTCTTCGTCCTGGACACCTCGGTCCTGCTGTCCGACCCGGCGGCGTTCCGCCGGTTCACCGACCACGAGGTGATCGTGCCCCTCGTGGTCATCTCCGAACTGGAGGGCAAACGTCACCACCCCGAGCTCGGCTGGTTCGCCAGGCAGTCCCTGCGGATGCTGGACGAGCTGCGGATCAAGCACGGTCGCCTGGACCAGCCGGTGCTCTGCAACGACGAGGGCGGCACGCTGCGGGTCGAGCTCAACCACGCGGACCAGAGCGTGCTCCCGCACGGCTTCCGCAACGACTCGAACGACACCCGGATCCTGTCGGTGGCGCTCGGGCTGGCCGCCGAGGGCCGGGACGTCACACTGGTCAGCAAGGACATGCCGCTGCGGGTCAAGGCCGCCTCGGTCGGCCTGACCGCCGACGAGTACCGGCACGGCCAGGCCAGCGATCCCACCTGGACCGGCATGGCCGACCTGGAGCTCGGCGAGGACGAGGTGAGCGCGCTCTACGGCGGCGAGGAGCTGGCGGCCGAGGCGGCGGAGAACCTGCCCTGCCACACCGGCCTGGTGATCCACTCGTCGCGCGGCTCGGCGCTGGGCCGGGTCACCCCGGACAAGACGGTGAAGCTGGTCCGCGGCGACCGGGACGCCTTCGGCCTGCGCGGCCGGTCCGCCGAGCAGCGGGTGGCGCTGGACATCCTGCTCGACGAGCAGATCGGCATCGTGTCGCTGGGTGGCAAGGCCGGCACCGGCAAATCCGCGCTGGCGCTCTGCGCCGGCCTGGAGGCCACCATGGAGCGCAACCGCCACAAGAAGGTGGTGGTGTTCCGTCCGCTCTACGCGGTCGGCGGCCAGGAGCTCGGCTACCTGCCCGGCAGCGAGGCGGAGAAGATGTCGCCCTGGGCGCAGGCGGTCTTCGACACGCTCGGCGCCGTGGTGCACGCCAACGTGGTCGAGGAGGTCCTGGCGCGCGGCATGCTCGAGGTGCTGCCGCTGACCCACATCCGCGGCCGCAGCCTGCACGACGCGTTCGTGATCGTCGACGAGGCGCAGTCGCTGGAACGCAACGTGCTGCTCACCGTGCTGTCCCGGATCGGCCAGGGCTCGCGGGTGGTGCTCACCCACGACGTGGCCCAGCGGGACAATCTGCGGGTCGGCCGGCACGACGGGGTGACCGCGGTGATCGAGGCGCTGAAGGGGCATCCGATCTTCGCCCACGTCACCCTCACCCGTTCGGAGCGGTCACCGATCGCCGAGGTGGTTACCGACCTACTGGAGGACATTCCCCTGTGA
- a CDS encoding isoprenyl transferase, with protein sequence MSVRSLVYSFYERRLARKLVGKPVPRHVGVMCDGNRRWAREMGFVDPNDGHRVGAVRVKDLLTWCDQSGIEHVTLYLLATDNLQRPAAELDPLVKIIEDLATELAEEGNPWRLRMVGALDILPATTAATLKAAQEKTQDRSGGVEVNMAVGYGGRREITDAVRSLLQQHAASGGTLEELAEILDVEHIAEHLYTRGQPDPDLVIRTSGEQRLSGFLLWQSAHSEFYFHDANWPDFRRIDFLRALRSYGNRQRRYGA encoded by the coding sequence ATGAGTGTGCGCTCGCTGGTCTACTCCTTCTACGAACGCCGGCTCGCCAGGAAACTGGTCGGCAAGCCGGTGCCCCGCCATGTCGGCGTGATGTGCGACGGCAACCGCCGCTGGGCCCGGGAGATGGGCTTCGTCGACCCGAACGACGGCCACCGGGTCGGTGCCGTCCGGGTCAAGGACCTGCTCACCTGGTGTGACCAGTCCGGCATCGAGCACGTCACGCTCTACCTGCTGGCCACCGACAACCTGCAGCGCCCGGCCGCCGAGCTGGACCCGCTCGTCAAGATCATCGAGGACCTGGCGACCGAGCTGGCCGAGGAGGGCAACCCCTGGCGGCTGCGGATGGTGGGCGCGCTGGACATCCTGCCCGCCACGACCGCCGCGACGCTCAAGGCCGCGCAGGAGAAGACCCAGGACCGCAGCGGCGGCGTCGAGGTCAACATGGCTGTCGGCTACGGCGGCCGGCGCGAGATCACCGACGCGGTCCGCTCGCTGCTGCAGCAGCACGCGGCGTCCGGCGGCACCCTGGAGGAGCTGGCCGAGATCCTCGACGTCGAGCACATCGCCGAGCACCTCTACACCCGCGGCCAGCCCGACCCCGACCTGGTCATCCGCACCAGCGGCGAGCAGCGTCTCTCCGGGTTCCTGCTCTGGCAGTCGGCGCACTCGGAGTTCTACTTCCACGACGCGAACTGGCCGGACTTCCGCCGGATCGACTTCTTGCGCGCCCTGCGCTCCTACGGCAACCGCCAGCGCCGTTACGGCGCCTGA